The DNA window GTGGACGCGGGCACGCTTTTCGAGGCCGTGAGCCGCAGCACGGGCAACACCCGGTCCATGCAGTGGAGGTATCCACCCGCCCTGCTCAAGGGCAACTTCGCACCCACGTTCACGGTTGACCTTGTCCGCAAGGACCTGGGTCTGGCGATCGAGCTGGCGGAGCAGTTCGGCGTGCCGCTGCAGCTCGGCCCGCTGGCGTACAAGGAGTACGACGACATGTCGAAGAGCGGCCGCGGGAATCTCGACACGAGCTCCGTTGCGCTGCTGCAGGAGGAGCGCGCCGGCGTCGAGATCCGCGCCGACGTGGAGCCCCACTAACACGAACGACACCCCGGAGGAGGACCGCAATGGCCGATTTTGTGAGCACGGAAGAGATCATCCAACTCGCGCGGCGGCGCGTGCACCAGGGCGTCTGGGACTACCTCGTCGGCGGGTCCGAGTCCGAGACGACGCTGCGGCGCAACCGGCTGGCCTTCGACCGGCTTGCCTTCCGGCCGCGAGTGCTGCGCGACGTGTCGAGCATCGACACCTCGACGACGTTCCTGGGGCACAAGCTGCGCATTCCCGTGGTGCTGGCGCCCGTCGGGTCGCTGCAGGTCTTCGACCCGGAGGGCGGCGTGGCGGCGACGCGGGCCGCGGCGGAGTACGGCATCATGCACGTGCTGAGCTCAGTCACGGCGCCCACGCTGGAGGAGACGGCCAACTGCGTCGACTACCCCAAGATGTTCCAGCTCTACGTTCACGGCGACTGGGCATGGATCGAGGACATCATCGGGCGCGTGGTGGAGGCCGACTACAAGGCGCTCTGCGTCACGGTGGACGTGCAGCACTACAGCCGCCGCGAGCGCGTGATGGTCGAGCGGTGGGTGCAGCCGACGCGGCGCGCGCCGCGCGACCCGTACTACGGCGCGGCGCTGACGTGGGACCTGATGGACCGCATCCGCGACCTGGCGGGGCTGCCCTTCATGATCAAGGGCATCGCGACGGTGGAGGACGCACTGATCGCCGTCGACCACGGCGTGGACGTCATCTGGGTGTCGAACCACGGCGGCCGGCAGCTCGACCACGGGCTCGGCTCCATGGAGGTGCTGCAGGAGATCGTCGAGGCCGTGGACGGCCGCGCCGAGGTCATCGTCGACGGCGGCGTTCTGCGGGGCAGCGACGTGCTGAAGGCGGTTGCGCTGGGCGCGAAGGCCGTCGCCATCGGCAAGCTGCAGGCGTGGGGGCTCTCGGCGGCGGGCAGCGACGGCGTGGTGAACATGCTGCAGATCCTCGAGGACGAGATGCGAAGCGCGATGGGTCTGCTGGGCGTCACGTCGATGGACGAGCTCGGGCCGGAGTTCGTCACCAAGACGGACGCCGTCGTCACCTCGCCTCACGAGATGAGCGCGTGGGTGAACATGCCGTCTGATCGGATAGGGTAGAGCCCACCGGGCGACGTGTCGTTCTAGTGGGCGCGGAAGACGTCACCATCACGGAGGGTCTCGCGGCCGAGCACGTCGAGGACGCGCTGCGGATACTGTTCGGGGCCTTCGCGAAGAAGCTGCACATCGGGTTCCGCGACGCCGACGACTTCGTCCGGCTGTTCCGCGACGGCGTCAACCCGGCGGCCTGCCTCTCGGCCACCGCGTCCGGCGAGTTGCTCGGCATCCTGGGGCTCCAATCGCCCGGCGGGGAGCTCTACGATTTCCGGCCCAAGTCCCTGTTCCTGCGCTTCTCGCCGTGGCGAGCCGTCCTCATCCTCGCCAACATGCTCGTCCTGTACTCGCCGCCGCGGAAGGACGCGCTGGTCGTTGACCAGCTTGCCGTTGCGCCGTCAGCACGCGGCAGGGGCATCGGCACGCTGCTGCTGGAGGCGGCGGAGACGAGGGGGCGCGCGATGGGGATGCCAAAGATGGCCCTCAGCGTAATCTCGGAGAACGAGGGCGCCATCCGCCTGTACGAGCGCATGGGGTACGTGCGGACGCAGGCAATCGGAGGCACGCTGGTGCGCATGGTGGCCAGGTCGGCGGAGGTGTGGCACATGGAGAAGGAGCTGGGGTGATGCCAACCCTGACCGTCATCCGCCGTGAAGGTGCTGTGCGCTTGATTGGCCGATGAATTACAGTTCGACGGTATGATATACTTGCCGTAAACAAGCTGTGAATTGGCCCTTGATGGCTCACCCAACCGGAGGGAATTTGTGAGTGAGGCGCTCCAAGAGGAATTCCAGAACTACCTCGCCTACCAGGCTGATTTCGTGGCTAAGTACGACGGACGCTTCATCGCGCTGAAAGATGGCGTGGTGCTTGGCGACTACGATAGCGCGGGCGAGGCGATGCTTGACCTACGTGACACCCACCCAATTGGCACATACCTCATCCAGAGAGTGTCCCCGGGCGACAAGGACACGAAAGTTTCAATCTATTCTCCTGTGGTGGCCCCATAGCAACGCGACAGGGTCCCCTCAGCTTCACCGTGGAAGGCGATGACCTTCTTAACGTCTTGACGACGCAATGCGGCGTCTCTGCGTACACTCCTAGCTTGTACACGACCCCGTCTGCAATGCCCGACTTCACCGCCCTCTGGGATACCGGAGCCACCATCTGCATGGTGTCTCAAGCGATCGTCGACGCCTGCGGATTGGTGGAGGTTGGGGCTACAGACGTCAGCCATGCAATGGGCACATCCCAGCAAGTTGCGCTCTACTACATCAGCCTTCGTTTGCCCAGTGGCGCCGTGATCGATGAGGTCCGGGCCATCAAGGGCATCTTGCCGGAGGACCTGCATATGGTCATTGGCATGAATGTCATAAACGAGGGTGACTTTGTCATCACCAATCGGAACGGAAGGACTAAGTTTTCCTTTCGCGTGCCCTCGCAAGCCGACATAGACTTTGTGACAGAGGATGCAGCTACAGGCGGTACGCCAACCTAAAGAAGATGTTACCCAGCATTGTGAGCCTGTCGGATTCTATGAGTTCTATCTCGCTGGATTCGGCCTCTCCAATGCTACAATTCCTCCCACCATGCCAACCCTGACCGCCATCCGCCGCGTCGCCAACGCCGCGCTTGACCT is part of the Chloroflexota bacterium genome and encodes:
- a CDS encoding alpha-hydroxy acid oxidase; amino-acid sequence: MADFVSTEEIIQLARRRVHQGVWDYLVGGSESETTLRRNRLAFDRLAFRPRVLRDVSSIDTSTTFLGHKLRIPVVLAPVGSLQVFDPEGGVAATRAAAEYGIMHVLSSVTAPTLEETANCVDYPKMFQLYVHGDWAWIEDIIGRVVEADYKALCVTVDVQHYSRRERVMVERWVQPTRRAPRDPYYGAALTWDLMDRIRDLAGLPFMIKGIATVEDALIAVDHGVDVIWVSNHGGRQLDHGLGSMEVLQEIVEAVDGRAEVIVDGGVLRGSDVLKAVALGAKAVAIGKLQAWGLSAAGSDGVVNMLQILEDEMRSAMGLLGVTSMDELGPEFVTKTDAVVTSPHEMSAWVNMPSDRIG
- a CDS encoding GNAT family N-acetyltransferase → MGAEDVTITEGLAAEHVEDALRILFGAFAKKLHIGFRDADDFVRLFRDGVNPAACLSATASGELLGILGLQSPGGELYDFRPKSLFLRFSPWRAVLILANMLVLYSPPRKDALVVDQLAVAPSARGRGIGTLLLEAAETRGRAMGMPKMALSVISENEGAIRLYERMGYVRTQAIGGTLVRMVARSAEVWHMEKELG